From the Vanacampus margaritifer isolate UIUO_Vmar chromosome 14, RoL_Vmar_1.0, whole genome shotgun sequence genome, the window TTcattgctgctgtcaatcacaatcacaaccctctccccattcgcaagccctcaaaaattgtattttatttttttaaataaatgctaaGGACCACTTGCACATGGACGGTGGACAACAAATGGCCCCCAGACCATAGTTTGAACACCACTGgcttaaataatacagtacaaagATGCAACATATGAAATAGTCATTGAAACTTACAAATTTATATAACAACTACAAGGCTACCGTGCCACCACCGAAAACGCTGtaacaactaaaataaaaaaataaataaaaataccaaatactaaccctaacccgTTACAATAAAATGATGAATGAAATACAAACCTCATAAAACGAAGTTAAACAATATTAAGAAGTTAACTGAGCTTAATTATTTTGTTGGATGTTCTTTGGCCAAGTATAGTGACAAGTATTTTTATATTGAGCATGTTTATGCTGTTTATCATCCTTTCATTGTAAAAACAAGAACCTctaaataaagaaagtgatgaaaatcaattattttctcatttcctcCTGCCCCCTCATATCAGTCAAGCCTCCCTCACCGCAAACCcgagaagagggaaaaaaacggcTGTTATCAAGAGGTGGATTAAATAACTTAAATCTCCATCGAAGGCCCGGGTCCACTGTAACCTATATAGTACTTGCTGTCCTGGTTTGTGTTATGTAAGAAATGCACAGAGAACACTTTTTACATCACTGAGGTGAAAAGGGGGATTAATAacgtttaaccttttttttttcccctctccagCCAGCTGTACTTAGAGCACGAGTTTACACGTTCACTATAACTGAAAGCTAACGCGGCGTGTGCACTGTCACAGGGTTCACATCGCCACATGGAACGTGGGCTCGGCCGTCCCGCCGGATGATGTCATCGCTCTGTTTGGGCCTAATGTGTCAGATGGGAGTGTTGACATGTTTGTCATTGGGTAAGCAGGGTGGTCATGCCAGGGTGCCCACTCGCTCATCTGTCGCTCTTCTgatgaccattttttttgggtTCCATCTCAATTCTCACACTGCAGGCTCCAGGAGGTGAACTCCATGATCAACAAGCGGCTGAAGGATGCTCTTTTCTCAGATCAGTGGAGTGAACTCTGCATGGACACGCTTAGTCCTTTTGGATATGTCTTGGTTGGTAGACTCATCACTCATCAGCTTAACTACATTTGTGCATTTATAAACAGAATCACGGTGGGGGGAAAAACTTACAAAATTAGATAAAATTTGTTGTTTAAAGCAGGGGTTCTCAAAATATTTGATCCAAGTAccacttaaaaacatttttccaaggaaatataaaactataatattgtggtttcattttttaacattaaaaaatcatactattaaaaaaaaataaaataataataataataattaattaattctttaaaaatgtaataaaattaattacattgttaaaccccaaattattattttttaaaatttacattagagggacggccattttaccacttgctattgactgagtgtggcaaaatggccgccccctgagatcgTTAAAAGGGGTGGAATTTGCAGCTTAATTActataaagaacatttttgacttgacttgtgtGTCAAAGTGAacaaagtacttaaaaaaatcagtGATGGCCTACTTTTTGTAAACGATTGTTTTAATTAGTGTTACTGTTTTTGACTCTAGGTGGCGTCCCAGCGGATGCAGGGCGTGCTGCTGCTAGTCTTCTCCAAATTCATCCATCTTCCGTTCCTCCGAGGCGTGCAGACGCAGAGCACTCGTACAGGACTCGGCGGATGTTGGGTACGTGCCACGCTGCTCTTCAATTTATGACCTTGCACAATTTGCTATGGCGTGATAACGTCAGTACGGTGCAACGAGCACGTCAAGCAGGCTTTGAAAGGTGAAGCACGCCAGCAGGTGTTTTGCACGTGAGTGTGGATATGTCAGAGTGTGACCTTCCTCACAGTGTTGATGTCGGCGTCACACCAGTGTGATGCTGCAGTTTCCTTCTTTTTGAGGTCAGTGCTGCAGCAGGCGTCTGGCTTGCTGCTTTGAAAATAAGAGCGCTCAAAGGGCAcatacctccgccaaggctttCGCATGCAATGAATTGTGAATATGACATCCTTTCTTATTCTTATTCCTGAAGTctgcatttctctttttttggcaAAACCGTCTGGTCAGGTAGGCAAACTTTTGTGTCTAAGGCCcatatttgattaaattatttatactgtgtaatacaaataataatccattcatccattttcttaattgcttattcctcaaaagggtcgcaggtgtgctgaagcctatcccagctggcttcgggcagtaggcgggttacaccctgaactggttgtcagtcaatcgcagggcagaataataataataataataataataataataaataagttaaattaaaacaataaatgataatagcacacacacacacacacacatatatatgatatatatatgatatgatgATTTTTGTAGCTGaggtaaacaaaagaaaaagaaaaaaattgttttgtaaaacatttgaattattttgttttaatgataaaataataattaattattatgatttttgtaattatttataatttatttccgtacaatttattaattaattacttaaatacaaattttgtgTATTTGCACAACTTTTATTATACTACTTATTTACTGAATTATTGATCATAAATCAATCCAGACATTATAGAAAATGAATAAcataaaaaactataaatacatcttaattaaagtttttttttgtctaaatgaatagcaaccctcccccccaaaaaaaaaaattacaataagaaAAATTACACTATCATATTGTACTTTCTGTAGTAAcctaattaaatagaatgtcaaTAACTGAACAGTCTTTGCCACATTTTGTTTCAATTCAAACGACAATATGCTGCTCCTTCTGATGTGTGCACTTTGACCCCATGGGGGCAGTATTATACAAACATTACAGAAGATGGTCACGAGTTACTGCTCTGTAAACTGCAATGATATTGTTTTGCGCGAAAGATAATGAATTTATGTCAATGAGTATTGTTACATTATCTTGGGTTTAATAACGCAGAtatatggttgttttaaataccgtaaacaaagtgcaattccctttgttttattttaagctTTACATTAAACTTCAACTAGGAGTGGCGCTACCATAAAATGCTCCTAGATCAGAATTTTGttctcaagtcaaagcaaaattgGTCGAATGATGGCTCATGTCTCAAAAGACTTTCCTGAACACTtaaagacaaaaacatgttcATTAACAGATGGAGGCAGCAGTTAATGCttgtcccttaaaaaaaaaagtcaatgaatTTATGAGGATGTGTTGGTGCTTTTCATACTATTCCAGACGTTGCTGCTCTGTGCACTCCCTGCAGGGTAACAAAGGTGGCGTGAGTGCAAGGATGAGCGTGTTTGGACACCCCGTGTGCTTCCTCAACTGTCATCTACCCGCTCACATGAGGAACCTGGAGCAGAGGATGGAGGACTTTGAGAGCatcctgcagcagcagcagtttgAAGGCGGGGCTGCCACCGGCGTGCTGGATCACGAGTGGGtggattttgttaaaaaaaataatttcaaaaacacacgagaaaacaactgaaaatgttTGAATACTGTAAggaatattttctgtttttttagcGTCGTGTTTTGGTTCGGCGATTTAAATTTCCGAATTGAGGACTATGACATCCATGTGGTGAAGTGTGCGATTGACAGCAATAAGCTTCCTCTACTGTGGGAGCGAGATCAGGTgaggatcttcatcatcatcagttcTTTATGTGGAACAATATTGTGTATATGACCTGGTATGAgctttatcttttgtttttttgactcaGCTCAACATGGCTAAAAGCACAGAATCCATCCTGGAAGGCTTCTTGGAGGCTCCACTGAAATTCCCGCCTACGTATAAGTTTGATGTGGGCACACACACCTATGACACAAGGTCTGCCCTTCATCAATCGGATGGATCAGAATCTTACCCTTTCATCTAACcgccatttttttatgtttccacATGTGGTTCAGCGCTAAAAAGAGGAAGCCCGCGTGGACCGATCGTATCCTCTGGCGCCTCCGCCGCACCGGCTCCCCCGTTCCTACCCACAATGCAGCACTTCAGAGGGGTCTGACCTCCTGGCTGGGTGGTGCCACCAAAGTGACGCAGCACACTTATGAGAGCCACATGGGATTCACCGTCAGTGATCACAAGCCTGTGTCGGCCATGTTTTCCCTGCATGTGAGTGAATATGTCACCTATTTGCtatgatgtttttgtttattaaaatttGATTGCTTTATAAATTAAATTTCAGTATTAGGAGTAGTACATACAttcgcatttatttatttttttagctgttcatgtgcagtaattttttttcctaaattattatttaagcacagttttgtttattttccaatatttaagcgcaatgttcaaactgtgtattacttttttaggaataaaaccttTTGAGGGACACTTAGGCCTATAGCACTTCTGTGTTTTAAAGTTAGTCATGATGGTTGTACTTCgagatctgttttttttcttctaaagtcagaattttccaaGACTAACATAGGGAGAATGAAGCGAGAATTTCAAGAGgacaaagtcagaatttaatGATTAAGTTGTAGCTTTATGAAAGCTACAACTTAATCAGTAAAGGTGTAAtgtaagagaaaaaataaaaaataataaagttgtaatgtcagaaaagaaaaaatgtaaaaattaaaacaaagtgaaaaagtgtaattaatgagaataaagttggaaCTTGCcgtaaataaagttgaaatatCAGGAGCAAATTAgccacagaaaacaaaaaaaaagaagaaaaaaagtggcaatttacaagaaaaaaagcgTACCTTTACGagaatattgtgaaatattaGGATGAAAGTTTGAATTCCAGAAGTTGTAAAACTATGAGGAAAAAATATGATTACCAGTATTACTAATATTTTatcattacagtacagtattgtaatattactctttttttttaatagggatgttcataccacttttttttagacctttCGAGTACAAGTACagtactcaaatcttgattaGCCACTTATACCAAGTATTATGGTACTAATAGTACTTTAGATAATAACCCCTACACCcaccgccacacacacacacacacacacacacacacacacacacacacacacacacacacgcacacacacacacacacactcacacacacacacacacacacagatacaaaattttaaTGAAAGACTTTGAccaacatagcattttttccttaatattaaagtaaattaatgtcaattttcttttctattcTTTGAATTTCTCATTTcaagttcctgatcataaaacagcctCAAGAGGCTAGCGATACTGATATCAGCCGCCGTTGCGAGCACCGACACCTTGAAATAAGACCTGGTATCTGTATTCCCCCATCCCTATTTTTTAGactcatgaagaaaaaaaaatgtaattcaatgAGACAATAGTTGGAATTTTATACAAATTAAGCTTAAATAATATCTAtgtaaaaagtttgaattttacacacaaaaagttgTAGCTTTACGGGAGTAACGTAATGATATGaggaaaaaatcattttatgtcATCTTTTTACAAGAACAGCGCCATAAATTTAGAAGCAAAAACATGGAATTAATAGAATGAATGTTGTCCATTCACTTGAGTGAAGTTGTAATGTTAGGAAGAAAAAGTAGTACTAcaataagaataaaataaaagtttacgtgaataaaaatacaattttaaatcgacccattcattcctatgcgggatttccaccattcattcctatgggggatttcgacctattcaatcctatgggggatttcgacctattcattcctatgggggatttctgccattcattcctatgggggatttcggaaattttttttatttatttttttttatggttttgttttcttaatgttgcagctttatttatgaatttttcTTCTGTGTGGTAGTTCCCATTCCGGGTGGACATGCCTCTGGTGGAGTTGCAGGCCAACAAAGAATGGTTCAAAGTCTCCGATGCCACAGTTAAGTTCACATTTGTGTCCAATTATCATCGCAGCTCATGGGACTGGGTAGCAATATACAAGGTAAGAAGCTTTGTTCTGTACAGTATTTCCATTTGATTGCCTGTGTTGTCACCTAACAACATTTACATCTGTCACAGGTTGGATTCAGACACCACAAAGATTACCAAGCGTATGTGTGGGCCAAGGCGGAACATTCAGGGCAGGTGGGTCGCATAttaattttcataataattttcATGGATTTAGGGATCATGTCTGTCCCCACTTCCCAGGTGTCTTTTTCAGAGGAGGACTTGCCAAGAGAGGATTGTGAATACATCCTTGGCTTCTACAGTCATAATATGAACAGCATTGTTGGATTGTCAACAAACATCCAGGTATAGTGTATTGCTATTAGACCAATTAATGCCCTTTCTAAAAAGGATCcacgactgtaatgacaagtttgctctatattatttatttggttgttactaacataactaggagattcatttttcaaaaatcatttccagttattttatttggacgtacgccgccattgttatttacgtcgcaacgcattcagtgcgtagcgGTTTAGTGAATGGCGCCGGAAAGCAAATTAATTCTCCGCAGCGTTCCTAAAGGGTCTgatgaatgacgagagcacggcgtggaggagggtgactctcccaatCACGTagtgtttctttaggaacgatacggaggcttaccttgctttcttcatagacgtttcacattgctcggcagcgacaggccgccattctacgtcactacgcactgaatgcgttgcgacgtaaataacaatgtccaaataaagtttctacaaaacgtattaaactggaaatgatttttgaaaaatgaatctcatagttttGTTAGTAagaagcaaataaataatatagagcaaacttgtcattaccttcaccaatcacagctcagcttcagaacacaggtgagctgtgattggtcgttgcctgagccatgagcaactgtgatgtcatcttcagtcgacagcaagtggcaagatggccgccccctgagatggataaaaacatctggattttgcttcgcaactcatattccacaaatgtaatcatcagaatgtcatgtttagactaaagAGGTCACATACAACTAACGAAGTAACTTGAACTAAAATTcaagaaacatttttgttaacgaagtaaaataaaaacaaaaatgcttttaaaaaactaaaactaactgaaactaactaTAGTTATAGCGAAAATGTTCTTAGtttgtaattaaattaatacatgagcttttggggttgattttaaatgtgatttaaatatatttattttgatattaaccggaataaggatttgaaagtgtgtcacacaaaagcgatgtcatctagcagcagccaatagaaaagcacactCAGATGACATCGctcctaggcgacaattttgcatatttgacttttggctcccaTGGCTtgccttgcctgctttttcattttataaaatatagaaacacaacgctaggtaagaagtgtcttacttttttcattttaccatagtatttattaaattttgcacacaagtaatacacttttttttttaaatgaaaatgaaaactaaactaaaattaagcatttaaaaaaattaaataactaaaactaataaaaactaacaacgGTGCActgaaaactaatcaaaactaactaaatttaaaaaaaaaacaactcaaaaacgAAAtataaactaactataatgaaatttCCCAAACTATCATACCctgttgtcaaaaatgtttaattaattaattcaaagataaacataatattaacaaaataatttagaCATGTTTTTTAGCTGACCATTTTGTTTGAATTCTGAATTATGTCACCTCATCTGGATATTTTAATTTAAGTACTTCAtaacaggggtgtccaaacttttttttatctgtggGCCTCGTACAGGAAAATAGAAGgaagtttgaaatgtttttattttaacgtaTAAACTTACtaaaaaacaatcaattaaGCAAGCAAGCAGTTACATTGTTTATATAGTGTTGCACATTCTTTTAGCATTTATGTCTTTTGAATGACCAGCAATGCATTCAATTTTCTTCCTGGACAGATTAAGCTTCCAATCCACAGCCCGTCAGCGCACCGTTCGGACGGCTCCGAGATAAGCTCGGAAGACGACAGCACCCTCGTCCTGCTGGCTCCGAACTCCCGCAGCCCGAGTCCCAAACCCATTAAGCACCATCACTGCCGTCACCGGCGCAGCCGCAGCCCCGCCGTGCCGGCTCTCTCGTCcaaccccctcccctccctgcaAGGCCTCAGCCTGTGTCCCCTGCCCAAAGAGACAGGTAGCCGCTCACCGTGCACCGCCTCTAGAAAGGAACGACTCTTTTCCACCGGCTCTTTGTCGTCCCCGGCCGTCAGCCCGCTCAGTCCCCGGAGCCCTGTGTCTCCGGGCAGTGGGGTTACGGCACCGGAGGCCCTGATTGCCGCCATGTTAGGGGACCATAGGCCTGCTCAGGTGAGCCCCACGGGACTCAAGCAGCTTGGACATGCAGGGAGAAACAAGCCTTCATAGAGGAAATGGATCTGGACTGAATGTAATGCGTGCAACCTTGCAATTCTCTTTCCGAAGTATCTTACACTGTGTTTATCTGGGATTGACATCCCTCTGACAAGTGCTTTTATAGGCTCACGAGCTCCAATGTGtagaaacacacacattgaaTGTGAGGCCAAATATGCAGGCAAGTCAAAATCAATCAAGTGTATTGATGTGTGTGTTGGAGATGGTGTGTGTGTAGGCCTCTTTGTCTCGAACCAAGTTGTGCATTTGGATTTAGATTCgtttcaaatgtaaacatagTTGTTGGTCGGTTTTCAT encodes:
- the LOC144033953 gene encoding inositol polyphosphate 5-phosphatase K-like isoform X1, whose translation is MDDTRQKPSTALLHGPKVQPGPCARTTPGPGPPRGLPIGSAPVTLTNISRPRPTVLGTKPAPRPTRVPAKDVDLIPVCIPGPQSANILPRSPSESSVSPHSPQASLSPKSSLSPPPPANTTQEQSDKTKDKDFRVHIATWNVGSAVPPDDVIALFGPNVSDGSVDMFVIGLQEVNSMINKRLKDALFSDQWSELCMDTLSPFGYVLVASQRMQGVLLLVFSKFIHLPFLRGVQTQSTRTGLGGCWGNKGGVSARMSVFGHPVCFLNCHLPAHMRNLEQRMEDFESILQQQQFEGGAATGVLDHDVVFWFGDLNFRIEDYDIHVVKCAIDSNKLPLLWERDQLNMAKSTESILEGFLEAPLKFPPTYKFDVGTHTYDTSAKKRKPAWTDRILWRLRRTGSPVPTHNAALQRGLTSWLGGATKVTQHTYESHMGFTVSDHKPVSAMFSLHFPFRVDMPLVELQANKEWFKVSDATVKFTFVSNYHRSSWDWVAIYKVGFRHHKDYQAYVWAKAEHSGQVGRILIFIIIFMDLGIMSVPTSQVSFSEEDLPREDCEYILGFYSHNMNSIVGLSTNIQIKLPIHSPSAHRSDGSEISSEDDSTLVLLAPNSRSPSPKPIKHHHCRHRRSRSPAVPALSSNPLPSLQGLSLCPLPKETGSRSPCTASRKERLFSTGSLSSPAVSPLSPRSPVSPGSGVTAPEALIAAMLGDHRPAQVSPTGLKQLGHAGRNKPS
- the LOC144033953 gene encoding phosphatidylinositol 4,5-bisphosphate 5-phosphatase A-like isoform X2 codes for the protein MDDTRQKPSTALLHGPKVQPGPCARTTPGPGPPRGLPIGSAPVTLTNISRPRPTVLGTKPAPRPTRVPAKDVDLIPVCIPGPQSANILPRSPSESSVSPHSPQASLSPKSSLSPPPPANTTQEQSDKTKDKDFRVHIATWNVGSAVPPDDVIALFGPNVSDGSVDMFVIGLQEVNSMINKRLKDALFSDQWSELCMDTLSPFGYVLVASQRMQGVLLLVFSKFIHLPFLRGVQTQSTRTGLGGCWGNKGGVSARMSVFGHPVCFLNCHLPAHMRNLEQRMEDFESILQQQQFEGGAATGVLDHDVVFWFGDLNFRIEDYDIHVVKCAIDSNKLPLLWERDQLNMAKSTESILEGFLEAPLKFPPTYKFDVGTHTYDTSAKKRKPAWTDRILWRLRRTGSPVPTHNAALQRGLTSWLGGATKVTQHTYESHMGFTVSDHKPVSAMFSLHFPFRVDMPLVELQANKEWFKVSDATVKFTFVSNYHRSSWDWVAIYKVGFRHHKDYQAYVWAKAEHSGQVSFSEEDLPREDCEYILGFYSHNMNSIVGLSTNIQIKLPIHSPSAHRSDGSEISSEDDSTLVLLAPNSRSPSPKPIKHHHCRHRRSRSPAVPALSSNPLPSLQGLSLCPLPKETGSRSPCTASRKERLFSTGSLSSPAVSPLSPRSPVSPGSGVTAPEALIAAMLGDHRPAQVSPTGLKQLGHAGRNKPS